The Musa acuminata AAA Group cultivar baxijiao chromosome BXJ2-2, Cavendish_Baxijiao_AAA, whole genome shotgun sequence genome contains the following window.
tatatatatatatatatatagtgttagaATTATAGAGAGTATATCTAATGAGTTTTTTTATTAGTTTAAGATTATATCAATTATTCACAAAGTCCTTACAATTTTACATTAATCAATATATAAACTTATTAGTGTCATAAACCTTCTTAGTACATGTTATATACCGATTATATTTATCttgattataaaatattaaataaaattaattataaacttaagcTATGGAGATAAGACTTATATTAAATATGATTAagactgaatatataaaatataatcttagTGATTCTAGAATTAGATaagagaatataattaaattggatGGACAAAAGTAAAAACTTTAGAAATCTtaaatcaattattcaataagatgaaaaaatcgatgaatatattattcatagagtaaaaacataATTGTTAAAATAGTGAAGACATTAAGAGTCTTATGTAATCATTAGatactttaaaattaaaaaaaaaatttataaaaagttgTGAGATCAATAATACTTTATAGATATAAATATTGGGCAGTTAAGAACTAATATATAAATGTTATGATAAGAATATTAAGATATATGTATGGCGTTAAtatgaaagataaaaaatatttttattcataaataattaGATATTACTTTGATAAACGATAAATTAAGAATTGAACGTTTAAGATGACATGATTATGtgtttagaaaatatttaaatatgatataaaaaaaaattaaataattaatattagtgagAGGAGAGGTAGAtgaagacctaaaaagattttagaagaaactataaataaaaatttaaatattctaaatttaattaaatatttttttaataaatattaatgatgataaaatatttaaatagttTATTTCAGATAATTAGAATTTAtgattttgttgttattgttattgtataTGTGTGCGTGTATACGCGTGTGGCCTTGGATGGCTTATGTGTCTTGGCGAGACTGGGAACACAACATATGTTAGACGGAGCATCGACTACGCCTTTTATGACGTTCGGTTCATTCACCTTCGTGAAGGAATGGCCTCTGTAGAGTCCTGCTCGCTGTTTTTGTCGGGACAGGAATAATTGACAACGTTTGTCTTCCACCACGTGGAGAAATGATGCATATTCGTGGTTGTGTGTTGTACGTGCAAGATTTTATTGGGTTGGCTCATCTGTCTTGGTCGAGTCTGGGAACAGCGGTTTAAGATATATTAGTCGGAGCATTGACGTCGTAAATGCCTTATATGACGTCAGAATAATACTCATTCGCGGAGGAATCGCCCCTAAAGAGTCCTGTTCGCTGGTTTTGCCGGGACGGGAATAATAACAGCATTGTCTTCCACCGTGTGGAGATTGATGCATGTTCGTGGTTGTGGATTGCGAATCCTGTTCCCTGTGTTCGAGGACGCAAGGAATCGGTGAGCGAGAATGCTTCCGGGCTCGTGATCTCGAAGCACTAAGACGCTTTACTTCCTTCTTCAAAGCCACGCCATCACCGTCCATCATCCTCTCAACGGATACAAGCTAACCCAATTTGCTCCACTTACCTAAAGGCACCTGTTTCACGCGATCCACCGCTTTATAACATGGCCGCCTCCGCCGTCCCACTCTTCTCCACCGGCCCCACGAACCGTCTCCGCCACTGTCCGCAACTTCCGGTCTCTAGGCTCCCGGCGATCCCCCGAGTTGCCTCCCCGTGCGAAACCCTTGCTCCGGCGACGAGGATCTCCCTCTCCACCGCAACCGCCCCAACCCACCTCCCATCCCACCGTAGGCCGACGTCCCCGCCTTCCGCCATGGCCTCCAAGGCGACCTCCGCCGCGTCTGCCGCGAGCGGGAAGCAAGGATTGCTAGTGTTCGACAGGGAGGAGGTGCTCTCCGTCTCGCTGGCGAAGTACACGGCGGAGCTGTCGGAGAAGTTCGTTCGCGAGAGGGGGGCCTTCACTGTGGTACTCTCTGGCGGATCTCTCATTATGTCCCTCAGGTTTGGAGCTTAATTCTCTGCAGATTTTGGATATTATTTTAGGGGGTTTGGTGGATTTTTGCATGGAGGAACACCCACAAAAAGAATATTTTGTAGGAAATTGACGGAATCTCCGTATTTGGAATCGGTGGATTGGGCTAAATGGCATGTATTCTGGGTGGATGAAAGGGTGGTGCCGAAGGATCACGAAGATAGCAACTATAAGTTGGCGTTTGATGGATTTCTGTCCAAGGTAATAaaatcataacaaaaaaaaccCTTTTTGTTATTGTTTTAGTGGATAGGTAGCAATATTTGGCGTGGAAGACGTGGCTCGCTGGGCTCGCTGTGACTTCTCCCTTGATCTGTGGTTCTCATGTCTTATGATAAGTTTCTTCGCTCATTAGATAAAATGGATACAAATCTATACTGTTAGCTTGAATTGCTTGTAAGTTCTGCAAAATTTATAGGTTGATTGATGAATTATGTTGTTGGCTAGTTTGCAAGAAAGATCAAAATCATACGAGAGTAGATTGCATTTGTTGACTAAGTTTATGAATCCCTCTTCCTATCTTCCAAGAATTAGATAACAAGAACTCTGGAATTAGGAATAGAACAAGTAATTGCTGGTTGATTAGATCAAGTTTTCGCGGGTAATATATGCATTTTGATGCTTTGGTTACTTAAGATAAGCAAGTATCAATGTGACATATCAGTTTTTCTTATATTCTTGATATTTTAGAAAATTGCATGGGGATCATTACACATTGTTCGTTCCTCAAATGACAGGTCTCAATTCCACCAGGTCAAGTTTATGCCATCAATGATGCCTTATCAGCTGAGGGTGCTGCTGAAGATTATGAGACTGCCTTGAAGCATTTGGTCAATGTTGGTGTGGTGGCAGTGTCATCAGTGACAGGATACCCAAGATTTGATCTTATGCTGTTGGGGATGGGACCAGATGGTCACATTGCTTCTCTTTTTCCTGGCCACCCTCTCCTTCATGTGACAGAGAAATGGGTAACCTTCATAAAGGACTCCCCCAAGCCACCACCGGAGAGAATCACATTCACATTGCCTGTAATTAACTCATCCGCTTATATTGCAATGGTGGTCACTGGAGCAGGGAAAGCTGGTGCTGTGTGTAAGGCTCTGGGAAGTGAGAAAAGTGCATCTGATTTGCTACCTGTTGAGATGGCTTCCCTTGAAGATGGGGAGTTCACTTGGTTTACCGATAAAGCAGCAGTCTCAATGCTTCAAGGTAAGGCAAGCGTGTAGTCATGTAAGTTTCTGATAGATTCCATGGTCGTCTTTGTTTGAATAACTTGTCTGGAAGAGTTCATTTGTCCAGATGTTCTGAGTTGTCTTTGCACACTTCAAGTTTGGCCTATTTGTCTATAGGCATTAATGGACTATAAAACTTTTCTCCATCTGTCTTCTAAAACTTCTCTACTGTGTCAATCTAATAACCATTGGTTGTTGTTCGATCACTGAGTAAATAGTTGCTAGCCTCCTTGTACCTGTGAAATATTGTGTGATGCATGAGTTACAACTAACAGCATAATGGCATCTTTTATGGTGACATTTATTCttttaaaattagactcttaagaatagataaaataaaaatatgtctaGTAATTtggttatttttatttatatatttttatttagggAGTAGGAAATTATCCAGTTTTAGAATTTCATAAAGCAAAATATATTCATATTGAGTAACCATTCAACTGGAAATTTATGATGGTTGGTAGTCCATATCACAATTGTCAAACTTCCTAGACAATTATAGGGGGTAACACCTTAGAAATACATAAACTTGGTGGGTTCTTAGCAAAaatggtgtatatgatacagatttaataaaaaataagtgcAAATATTGTGGTGATTTGTAACTTATTGTAAGAGTATGGCATATTAACATGGGACCATTTTGTTTTATTTCTCTTCTGAATAATTTTTCACTAGTTTGATGTTCTTTTTGCAAATGTTATAAGCTGCCATATAGTAACATCTTGAATAATGTAACATTTGTTATCAaaattgtcaaaaagaatataAATGAAGGCATgccaaaaaaaaatgaaaagaaagtcTTGAGCATGATTGGAGTTTCCAAGGGTTGATCAAAGATTTCGTTGATATATGGAAATTTTTATAATGATTGAAGAACTAGCAAAGAAAGAATTGAAGCAGTCCAGTATGTTTTAGAAAAGGAAGATTATTTGtcaaaaaaaatggaaaaatatATCTTTCCTAGAGAAGAAAAGATGAAATTATTGATGTTTTGATTTATGAGTTGTAATTTTGTAAAACAGAAAAGTGTTCTCCTTGCCTCCTTATAATTTTTTCCATGCAAACTGGTTAATCCAATTATAgtactaagaaaaaaaatatagtacTAAGAATATTCAAATTTTCGTTGTGATGTCTTCTTATTGGAAGATGTCTCTTAAGGTACTAACACATGTAAAACTAAGATCGTAGGTACTAACTATAACAATTATAATATAATGCCATCCATCATGGTTAAAAAAACACATAACAAAGAGAATTaaacaatattattattaatattattcatTGCGCATGTATAACAGCTATATTTTATTTGTAATTTGTTaaggaaaaaattatttataccTATTTCATTACTCAAAATGGTAATCATCCTGATCTTATAATCCAAATCCTAGTGTCACTTGTCAAAGATTAGTTGTGGCAGCTAGTGGGCAATCAGAAAAGAAATTAGGTTTTGAGCCGACTCCATGACCCATATTTTTCACTTGGTTGATTGAAACCTAAGAGTGACAAGCTCTCGGAGTATCCTCATCAAGATCATGTGATTATAATCTGTTTCTAAAATTGTGAATTATTTACCTGTTCTTAAGATTGGTTAATTGTTCATCACCAACCACCACCCTGCATCCCTGACCTGAACATATACAGATATAATATAGAGCTAGAGGCAATAAACTGCTAACATGTAGTTTATCTAATTTAGCATTTTACAAAAT
Protein-coding sequences here:
- the LOC103971013 gene encoding probable 6-phosphogluconolactonase 4, chloroplastic, producing the protein MAASAVPLFSTGPTNRLRHCPQLPVSRLPAIPRVASPCETLAPATRISLSTATAPTHLPSHRRPTSPPSAMASKATSAASAASGKQGLLVFDREEVLSVSLAKYTAELSEKFVRERGAFTVVLSGGSLIMSLRKLTESPYLESVDWAKWHVFWVDERVVPKDHEDSNYKLAFDGFLSKVSIPPGQVYAINDALSAEGAAEDYETALKHLVNVGVVAVSSVTGYPRFDLMLLGMGPDGHIASLFPGHPLLHVTEKWVTFIKDSPKPPPERITFTLPVINSSAYIAMVVTGAGKAGAVCKALGSEKSASDLLPVEMASLEDGEFTWFTDKAAVSMLQGKASV